One region of Carya illinoinensis cultivar Pawnee chromosome 8, C.illinoinensisPawnee_v1, whole genome shotgun sequence genomic DNA includes:
- the LOC122319324 gene encoding ATP-dependent DNA helicase Q-like SIM isoform X4: MFCPYDPPALRTLRISPEFKVSHRLAGNASKRSELSLSLSGVCFREHFHIMDGNDASSDQVIEKLIEMGFEDFAVKEGVKARGPSFVDALDYILNGPCRNGGGTSSSSRCSTGNRKALRKRAFSSLHPSSETRQSSILDHFQFKARPKPSKVDAVPDMLVSGSNVSPSYVKDHRDCTQELDIGTDWEKKAISLLQNHFGYSSLKNFQKEALAAWFAHQDCLVLAATGSGKSLCFQIPALLTGKVVVVISPLISLMHDQCLKLAKHGISACFLGSGQPDSSVEQKAMRGMYDIIYVCPETILRLIEPLQRLAESRGIALFAIDEVHCVSKWGHDFRPDYRRLSVLRENFSACNLKFLEFDIPLMALTATATIRVREDILKSLSMSKETKIVLTSFFRSNLRFSVKHSRTSSPSSYGKDFCELIDIYVRKRKTGYKKQITMSEELGGASDGPDISCIYKADGISRNDQNHTEDSYSDRDIDEPYSMKENGSTAMKGKEMSIEYLENDVDVFHGVDDWDVAFGEFCGQSPHACWGSSGLSKTVDPPNEPKEILRLLHEPLEQGLTIIYVPTRKETLNITKYLCERGVKAAAYNASVVVATIAFGMGIDKLNVRRIIHYGWPQSLEAYYQEAGRAGRDGKLADCTLYANLTRVPSLLPSKRSEEQTKHAYKMLSDCFRYGMNTYRCRAKTLVEYFGEDLSYEKCLLCDVCVDGPPGMQNLKEEADVLMQAIASHHEKESFMDGSYDDATCTGMKQWHSMEMPNLRMLVGKIREQVTLNLACVCVFCDGGNVCARCFIWGFKTFLKFLLFVCFYLMATCSPKNLWQLICYGGEVLHGLWKIKDTFERQIRSPTGDGNSEVLVCTRLKLGATSMFVRLIAPHAWIHVQIQFPEPTKLGLELFQSEKDQFFYVYPEADMLLSVSKHKSCTTFSEWGKGWADPEIRRQRLERMQVQRNRKPERSTAPRKRKHRGPQTSRSRKSSKRNPDLRTVRGRIESKLSKYQ; the protein is encoded by the exons ATGTTTTGCCCTTATGACCCACCTGCCCTGCGAACTCTCAGAATTTCTCCCGAATTCAAAGTCTCGCACCGTCTGGCGGGAAACGCATCTAAGAGGtcagaactctctctctctctctctggggtGTGTTTCAG AGAACATTTTCATATCATGGATGGCAATGATGCATCTTCTGACCAAGTCATTGAAAAACTGATTGAAATGGGATTTGAGGATTTCGCCGTCAAAGAAGGTGTAAAAGCAAGGGGTCCATCATTTGTTGATGCACTTGACTATATCTTGAATGGTCCTTGTAGAAATGGTGGGGGCACATCAAGTAGTTCTAGATGTTCCACGGGCAATAGAAAGGCTCTGCGAAAGAGAGCCTTCTCCTCCTTGCATCCTTCAAGTGAAACACGACAGTCTAGCATACTGGACCATTTCCAATTCAAAGCTAGACCGAAACCAAGCAAGGTTGATGCTGTACCTGATATGTTGGTGTCTGGATCAAATGTGTCGCCTTCTTATGTTAAAGACCATAGGGATTGCACTCAGGAGTTAGACATTGGAACAGATTGGGAGAAGAAAGCTATCAGTCTCTTGCAAAATCATTTTGGTTATTCATCTCTGAAGAATTTCCAAAAGGAAGCATTGGCTGCCTGGTTTGCTCACCAAGATTGCCTTGTTCTTGCTGCAACAGGGTCTG GAAAATCACTCTGTTTTCAGATTCCAGCATTATTAACAGGGAAGGTTGTAGTTGTGATTTCCCCCTTGATTAGCTTGATGCATGATCAGTGCTTAAAACTTGCAAAACATGGGATCTCTGCTTGCTTTCTTGGGTCTGGGCAACCTGACAGTTCTGTGGAACAGAAAGCAATGAGAGGCATGTATGACATAATATATGTTTGTCCAGAGACAATTTTAAG ATTGATAGAACCACTTCAGAGGCTTGCAGAAAGTCGTGGAATTGCTTTATTTGCAATCGATGAAGTCCATTGTGTTTCCAAGTGGGGCCATGATTTTCGGCCTGATTACAG GCGATTGTCTGTGCTGCGGGAGAACTTCAGTGCttgcaatttaaaatttttagaatttgataTACCACTGATGGCATTGACTGCTACTGCCACAATACGGGTTCGAGAAGACATTCTTAAGTCTCTATCCATGTCGAAGGAAACAAAGATTGTGCTTACTTCATTTTTCCGCTCAAATCTTCGGTTTTCG GTAAAACATAGTAGAACATCTTCACCATCTTCCTATGGGAAGGATTTCTGTGAACTGATAGACATATACGTCAGAAAGAGAAAGACTGGTTACAAGAAACAGATTACAATGTCAGAAGAATTAGGTGGTGCATCTGATGGCCCTGATATTAGTTGCATATATAAGGCAGATGGAATCTCTCGAAATGATCAAAACCACACTGAGGATTCGTATTCGGACAGAGATATTGATGAACCATATTCAATGAAGGAAAATGGGTCAACAGCTatgaagggaaaagaaatgtcCATTGAATATTTGGAAAATGATGTGGATGTCTTTCATGGTGTGGATGATTGGGATG TTGCCTTTGGTGAATTCTGTGGGCAATCTCCTCATGCATGCTGGGGTTCGAGTGGGTTATCAAAGACAGTCGATCCACCAAATGAGCCGAAAGAAATACTAAGACTTCTCCATGAACCTTTAGAACAAGGATTGACCATTATATATGTTCCTACTAGAAAAGAGACATTGAACATCACAAAATATCTTTGTGAGCGTGGTGTGAAGGCTGCTGCTTATAATGCTTCG GTTGTCGTTGCAACAATTGCTTTTGGAATGGGAATTGACAAGTTGAATGTCCGAAGAATTATCCACTATGGTTGGCCACAG AGTTTGGAGGCATACTATCAAGAAGCTGGTCGAGCTGGCAGGGATGGGAAATTAGCAGATTGCa CTCTGTATGCAAATCTAACACGAGTACCATCACTCTTGCCGAGCAAAAGAAGTGAAGAGCAGACGAAACATGCATATAAGATGCTATCTGACTGCTTCAG ATATGGCATGAATACTTATCGCTGTCGGGCTAAGACACTTGTGGAGTACTTTGGGGAGGATCTGAGTTATGAGAAGTGTCTCTT ATGTGATGTTTGTGTTGATGGACCTCCTGGAATGCAGAATTTGAAAGAGGAGGCAGATGTGTTGATGCAGGCTATTGCTTCTCATCAT GAGAAGGAAAGTTTTATGGATGGCTCATATGATGATGCTACATGCACTGGCATGAAGCAATGGCACTCTATGGAAATGCCGAATCTCAGAATGCTTGTTGGTAAAATAAGGGAGCAGGTGACACTAAATTTAgcctgtgtgtgtgtgttctgcGATGGTGGGAATGTGTGTGCCAGATGTTTTATATGGGGGTTTAAGACGTTTCTCAAATTCTTgctatttgtttgtttttatctGATGGCCACATGCAGTCCCAAAAATTTGTGGCAACTGATCTGCTATGGTGGCGAGGTCTTGCACGGATTATGGAAGATAAAGGATACATTCGAGAGGCAGATAAGAAG TCCAACTGGGGACGGAAATAGCGAAGTACTTGTTTGCACCCGTCTAAAACTAGGAGCTACATCCATGTTCGTACGTCTGATAGCACCCCATGCGTGg ATTCATGTTCAGATTCAATTCCCAGAGCCAACAAAACTCGGCCTGGAACTTTTTCAATCTGAAAaggatcaatttttttatgtttatccGGAGGCAGATATGCTGCTGTCAGTGAGCAAGCACAAATCTTGTACAACTTTCTCAGAATGGGGAAAAGGCTGGGCGGATCCTGAGATCCGACGCCAGCGCTTAGAGAGGATGCAGGTGCAACGGAATAGAAAGCCAGAAAGGTCAACTGCACCACGGAAACGAAAGCATCGAGGACCACAAACCTCACGAAGTAGAAAATCAAGTAAACGCAACCCAGATTTAAGAACTGTTAGAGGAAGGATAGAATCGAAACTCTCAAAATATCAGTGA
- the LOC122319324 gene encoding ATP-dependent DNA helicase Q-like SIM isoform X6 yields MFCPYDPPALRTLRISPEFKVSHRLAGNASKRSELSLSLSGVCFREHFHIMDGNDASSDQVIEKLIEMGFEDFAVKEGVKARGPSFVDALDYILNGPCRNGGGTSSSSRCSTGNRKALRKRAFSSLHPSSETRQSSILDHFQFKARPKPSKVDAVPDMLVSGSNVSPSYVKDHRDCTQELDIGTDWEKKAISLLQNHFGYSSLKNFQKEALAAWFAHQDCLVLAATGSGKSLCFQIPALLTGKVVVVISPLISLMHDQCLKLAKHGISACFLGSGQPDSSVEQKAMRGMYDIIYVCPETILRLIEPLQRLAESRGIALFAIDEVHCVSKWGHDFRPDYRRLSVLRENFSACNLKFLEFDIPLMALTATATIRVREDILKSLSMSKETKIVLTSFFRSNLRFSVKHSRTSSPSSYGKDFCELIDIYVRKRKTGYKKQITMSEELGGASDGPDISCIYKADGISRNDQNHTEDSYSDRDIDEPYSMKENGSTAMKGKEMSIEYLENDVDVFHGVDDWDVAFGEFCGQSPHACWGSSGLSKTVDPPNEPKEILRLLHEPLEQGLTIIYVPTRKETLNITKYLCERGVKAAAYNASLPKSHLRQVHKEFHENNLEVVVATIAFGMGIDKLNVRRIIHYGWPQSLEAYYQEAGRAGRDGKLADCTLYANLTRVPSLLPSKRSEEQTKHAYKMLSDCFRYGMNTYRCRAKTLVEYFGEDLSYEKCLLCDVCVDGPPGMQNLKEEADVLMQAIASHHEKESFMDGSYDDATCTGMKQWHSMEMPNLRMLVGKIREQVTLNLACVCVFCDGGNVCARCFIWGFKTFLKFLLFVCFYLMATCSPKNLWQLICYGGEVLHGLWKIKDTFERQIRSPTGDGNSEVLVCTRLKLGATSMFVRLIAPHAFMFRFNSQSQQNSAWNFFNLKRINFFMFIRRQICCCQ; encoded by the exons ATGTTTTGCCCTTATGACCCACCTGCCCTGCGAACTCTCAGAATTTCTCCCGAATTCAAAGTCTCGCACCGTCTGGCGGGAAACGCATCTAAGAGGtcagaactctctctctctctctctggggtGTGTTTCAG AGAACATTTTCATATCATGGATGGCAATGATGCATCTTCTGACCAAGTCATTGAAAAACTGATTGAAATGGGATTTGAGGATTTCGCCGTCAAAGAAGGTGTAAAAGCAAGGGGTCCATCATTTGTTGATGCACTTGACTATATCTTGAATGGTCCTTGTAGAAATGGTGGGGGCACATCAAGTAGTTCTAGATGTTCCACGGGCAATAGAAAGGCTCTGCGAAAGAGAGCCTTCTCCTCCTTGCATCCTTCAAGTGAAACACGACAGTCTAGCATACTGGACCATTTCCAATTCAAAGCTAGACCGAAACCAAGCAAGGTTGATGCTGTACCTGATATGTTGGTGTCTGGATCAAATGTGTCGCCTTCTTATGTTAAAGACCATAGGGATTGCACTCAGGAGTTAGACATTGGAACAGATTGGGAGAAGAAAGCTATCAGTCTCTTGCAAAATCATTTTGGTTATTCATCTCTGAAGAATTTCCAAAAGGAAGCATTGGCTGCCTGGTTTGCTCACCAAGATTGCCTTGTTCTTGCTGCAACAGGGTCTG GAAAATCACTCTGTTTTCAGATTCCAGCATTATTAACAGGGAAGGTTGTAGTTGTGATTTCCCCCTTGATTAGCTTGATGCATGATCAGTGCTTAAAACTTGCAAAACATGGGATCTCTGCTTGCTTTCTTGGGTCTGGGCAACCTGACAGTTCTGTGGAACAGAAAGCAATGAGAGGCATGTATGACATAATATATGTTTGTCCAGAGACAATTTTAAG ATTGATAGAACCACTTCAGAGGCTTGCAGAAAGTCGTGGAATTGCTTTATTTGCAATCGATGAAGTCCATTGTGTTTCCAAGTGGGGCCATGATTTTCGGCCTGATTACAG GCGATTGTCTGTGCTGCGGGAGAACTTCAGTGCttgcaatttaaaatttttagaatttgataTACCACTGATGGCATTGACTGCTACTGCCACAATACGGGTTCGAGAAGACATTCTTAAGTCTCTATCCATGTCGAAGGAAACAAAGATTGTGCTTACTTCATTTTTCCGCTCAAATCTTCGGTTTTCG GTAAAACATAGTAGAACATCTTCACCATCTTCCTATGGGAAGGATTTCTGTGAACTGATAGACATATACGTCAGAAAGAGAAAGACTGGTTACAAGAAACAGATTACAATGTCAGAAGAATTAGGTGGTGCATCTGATGGCCCTGATATTAGTTGCATATATAAGGCAGATGGAATCTCTCGAAATGATCAAAACCACACTGAGGATTCGTATTCGGACAGAGATATTGATGAACCATATTCAATGAAGGAAAATGGGTCAACAGCTatgaagggaaaagaaatgtcCATTGAATATTTGGAAAATGATGTGGATGTCTTTCATGGTGTGGATGATTGGGATG TTGCCTTTGGTGAATTCTGTGGGCAATCTCCTCATGCATGCTGGGGTTCGAGTGGGTTATCAAAGACAGTCGATCCACCAAATGAGCCGAAAGAAATACTAAGACTTCTCCATGAACCTTTAGAACAAGGATTGACCATTATATATGTTCCTACTAGAAAAGAGACATTGAACATCACAAAATATCTTTGTGAGCGTGGTGTGAAGGCTGCTGCTTATAATGCTTCG TTGCCAAAATCACATTTAAGGCAGGTTCACAAGGAATTTCATGAAAACAATTTAGAG GTTGTCGTTGCAACAATTGCTTTTGGAATGGGAATTGACAAGTTGAATGTCCGAAGAATTATCCACTATGGTTGGCCACAG AGTTTGGAGGCATACTATCAAGAAGCTGGTCGAGCTGGCAGGGATGGGAAATTAGCAGATTGCa CTCTGTATGCAAATCTAACACGAGTACCATCACTCTTGCCGAGCAAAAGAAGTGAAGAGCAGACGAAACATGCATATAAGATGCTATCTGACTGCTTCAG ATATGGCATGAATACTTATCGCTGTCGGGCTAAGACACTTGTGGAGTACTTTGGGGAGGATCTGAGTTATGAGAAGTGTCTCTT ATGTGATGTTTGTGTTGATGGACCTCCTGGAATGCAGAATTTGAAAGAGGAGGCAGATGTGTTGATGCAGGCTATTGCTTCTCATCAT GAGAAGGAAAGTTTTATGGATGGCTCATATGATGATGCTACATGCACTGGCATGAAGCAATGGCACTCTATGGAAATGCCGAATCTCAGAATGCTTGTTGGTAAAATAAGGGAGCAGGTGACACTAAATTTAgcctgtgtgtgtgtgttctgcGATGGTGGGAATGTGTGTGCCAGATGTTTTATATGGGGGTTTAAGACGTTTCTCAAATTCTTgctatttgtttgtttttatctGATGGCCACATGCAGTCCCAAAAATTTGTGGCAACTGATCTGCTATGGTGGCGAGGTCTTGCACGGATTATGGAAGATAAAGGATACATTCGAGAGGCAGATAAGAAG TCCAACTGGGGACGGAAATAGCGAAGTACTTGTTTGCACCCGTCTAAAACTAGGAGCTACATCCATGTTCGTACGTCTGATAGCACCCCATGC ATTCATGTTCAGATTCAATTCCCAGAGCCAACAAAACTCGGCCTGGAACTTTTTCAATCTGAAAaggatcaatttttttatgtttatccGGAGGCAGATATGCTGCTGTCAGTGA
- the LOC122319324 gene encoding ATP-dependent DNA helicase Q-like SIM isoform X1 — protein sequence MFCPYDPPALRTLRISPEFKVSHRLAGNASKRSELSLSLSGVCFREHFHIMDGNDASSDQVIEKLIEMGFEDFAVKEGVKARGPSFVDALDYILNGPCRNGGGTSSSSRCSTGNRKALRKRAFSSLHPSSETRQSSILDHFQFKARPKPSKVDAVPDMLVSGSNVSPSYVKDHRDCTQELDIGTDWEKKAISLLQNHFGYSSLKNFQKEALAAWFAHQDCLVLAATGSGKSLCFQIPALLTGKVVVVISPLISLMHDQCLKLAKHGISACFLGSGQPDSSVEQKAMRGMYDIIYVCPETILRLIEPLQRLAESRGIALFAIDEVHCVSKWGHDFRPDYRRLSVLRENFSACNLKFLEFDIPLMALTATATIRVREDILKSLSMSKETKIVLTSFFRSNLRFSVKHSRTSSPSSYGKDFCELIDIYVRKRKTGYKKQITMSEELGGASDGPDISCIYKADGISRNDQNHTEDSYSDRDIDEPYSMKENGSTAMKGKEMSIEYLENDVDVFHGVDDWDVAFGEFCGQSPHACWGSSGLSKTVDPPNEPKEILRLLHEPLEQGLTIIYVPTRKETLNITKYLCERGVKAAAYNASLPKSHLRQVHKEFHENNLEVVVATIAFGMGIDKLNVRRIIHYGWPQSLEAYYQEAGRAGRDGKLADCTLYANLTRVPSLLPSKRSEEQTKHAYKMLSDCFRYGMNTYRCRAKTLVEYFGEDLSYEKCLLCDVCVDGPPGMQNLKEEADVLMQAIASHHEKESFMDGSYDDATCTGMKQWHSMEMPNLRMLVGKIREQVTLNLACVCVFCDGGNVCARCFIWGFKTFLKFLLFVCFYLMATCSPKNLWQLICYGGEVLHGLWKIKDTFERQIRSPTGDGNSEVLVCTRLKLGATSMFVRLIAPHAWIHVQIQFPEPTKLGLELFQSEKDQFFYVYPEADMLLSVSKHKSCTTFSEWGKGWADPEIRRQRLERMQVQRNRKPERSTAPRKRKHRGPQTSRSRKSSKRNPDLRTVRGRIESKLSKYQ from the exons ATGTTTTGCCCTTATGACCCACCTGCCCTGCGAACTCTCAGAATTTCTCCCGAATTCAAAGTCTCGCACCGTCTGGCGGGAAACGCATCTAAGAGGtcagaactctctctctctctctctggggtGTGTTTCAG AGAACATTTTCATATCATGGATGGCAATGATGCATCTTCTGACCAAGTCATTGAAAAACTGATTGAAATGGGATTTGAGGATTTCGCCGTCAAAGAAGGTGTAAAAGCAAGGGGTCCATCATTTGTTGATGCACTTGACTATATCTTGAATGGTCCTTGTAGAAATGGTGGGGGCACATCAAGTAGTTCTAGATGTTCCACGGGCAATAGAAAGGCTCTGCGAAAGAGAGCCTTCTCCTCCTTGCATCCTTCAAGTGAAACACGACAGTCTAGCATACTGGACCATTTCCAATTCAAAGCTAGACCGAAACCAAGCAAGGTTGATGCTGTACCTGATATGTTGGTGTCTGGATCAAATGTGTCGCCTTCTTATGTTAAAGACCATAGGGATTGCACTCAGGAGTTAGACATTGGAACAGATTGGGAGAAGAAAGCTATCAGTCTCTTGCAAAATCATTTTGGTTATTCATCTCTGAAGAATTTCCAAAAGGAAGCATTGGCTGCCTGGTTTGCTCACCAAGATTGCCTTGTTCTTGCTGCAACAGGGTCTG GAAAATCACTCTGTTTTCAGATTCCAGCATTATTAACAGGGAAGGTTGTAGTTGTGATTTCCCCCTTGATTAGCTTGATGCATGATCAGTGCTTAAAACTTGCAAAACATGGGATCTCTGCTTGCTTTCTTGGGTCTGGGCAACCTGACAGTTCTGTGGAACAGAAAGCAATGAGAGGCATGTATGACATAATATATGTTTGTCCAGAGACAATTTTAAG ATTGATAGAACCACTTCAGAGGCTTGCAGAAAGTCGTGGAATTGCTTTATTTGCAATCGATGAAGTCCATTGTGTTTCCAAGTGGGGCCATGATTTTCGGCCTGATTACAG GCGATTGTCTGTGCTGCGGGAGAACTTCAGTGCttgcaatttaaaatttttagaatttgataTACCACTGATGGCATTGACTGCTACTGCCACAATACGGGTTCGAGAAGACATTCTTAAGTCTCTATCCATGTCGAAGGAAACAAAGATTGTGCTTACTTCATTTTTCCGCTCAAATCTTCGGTTTTCG GTAAAACATAGTAGAACATCTTCACCATCTTCCTATGGGAAGGATTTCTGTGAACTGATAGACATATACGTCAGAAAGAGAAAGACTGGTTACAAGAAACAGATTACAATGTCAGAAGAATTAGGTGGTGCATCTGATGGCCCTGATATTAGTTGCATATATAAGGCAGATGGAATCTCTCGAAATGATCAAAACCACACTGAGGATTCGTATTCGGACAGAGATATTGATGAACCATATTCAATGAAGGAAAATGGGTCAACAGCTatgaagggaaaagaaatgtcCATTGAATATTTGGAAAATGATGTGGATGTCTTTCATGGTGTGGATGATTGGGATG TTGCCTTTGGTGAATTCTGTGGGCAATCTCCTCATGCATGCTGGGGTTCGAGTGGGTTATCAAAGACAGTCGATCCACCAAATGAGCCGAAAGAAATACTAAGACTTCTCCATGAACCTTTAGAACAAGGATTGACCATTATATATGTTCCTACTAGAAAAGAGACATTGAACATCACAAAATATCTTTGTGAGCGTGGTGTGAAGGCTGCTGCTTATAATGCTTCG TTGCCAAAATCACATTTAAGGCAGGTTCACAAGGAATTTCATGAAAACAATTTAGAG GTTGTCGTTGCAACAATTGCTTTTGGAATGGGAATTGACAAGTTGAATGTCCGAAGAATTATCCACTATGGTTGGCCACAG AGTTTGGAGGCATACTATCAAGAAGCTGGTCGAGCTGGCAGGGATGGGAAATTAGCAGATTGCa CTCTGTATGCAAATCTAACACGAGTACCATCACTCTTGCCGAGCAAAAGAAGTGAAGAGCAGACGAAACATGCATATAAGATGCTATCTGACTGCTTCAG ATATGGCATGAATACTTATCGCTGTCGGGCTAAGACACTTGTGGAGTACTTTGGGGAGGATCTGAGTTATGAGAAGTGTCTCTT ATGTGATGTTTGTGTTGATGGACCTCCTGGAATGCAGAATTTGAAAGAGGAGGCAGATGTGTTGATGCAGGCTATTGCTTCTCATCAT GAGAAGGAAAGTTTTATGGATGGCTCATATGATGATGCTACATGCACTGGCATGAAGCAATGGCACTCTATGGAAATGCCGAATCTCAGAATGCTTGTTGGTAAAATAAGGGAGCAGGTGACACTAAATTTAgcctgtgtgtgtgtgttctgcGATGGTGGGAATGTGTGTGCCAGATGTTTTATATGGGGGTTTAAGACGTTTCTCAAATTCTTgctatttgtttgtttttatctGATGGCCACATGCAGTCCCAAAAATTTGTGGCAACTGATCTGCTATGGTGGCGAGGTCTTGCACGGATTATGGAAGATAAAGGATACATTCGAGAGGCAGATAAGAAG TCCAACTGGGGACGGAAATAGCGAAGTACTTGTTTGCACCCGTCTAAAACTAGGAGCTACATCCATGTTCGTACGTCTGATAGCACCCCATGCGTGg ATTCATGTTCAGATTCAATTCCCAGAGCCAACAAAACTCGGCCTGGAACTTTTTCAATCTGAAAaggatcaatttttttatgtttatccGGAGGCAGATATGCTGCTGTCAGTGAGCAAGCACAAATCTTGTACAACTTTCTCAGAATGGGGAAAAGGCTGGGCGGATCCTGAGATCCGACGCCAGCGCTTAGAGAGGATGCAGGTGCAACGGAATAGAAAGCCAGAAAGGTCAACTGCACCACGGAAACGAAAGCATCGAGGACCACAAACCTCACGAAGTAGAAAATCAAGTAAACGCAACCCAGATTTAAGAACTGTTAGAGGAAGGATAGAATCGAAACTCTCAAAATATCAGTGA